A part of Desulfobacter sp. genomic DNA contains:
- a CDS encoding flagellar hook capping protein, translated as MAVTSTGNAGLDNIVSSYTPREDETAQKNDALGRDAFLTMLVAQLKNQDPLNPMDGTDFSAQLAQFSQLEQLMNLNETMEGVAGNSGGGSSSDIMDYIGKEVAGKVDTIALQDGTASSGYFSIDTPAEVKVTVTDAKGNTVRTFNLGQQEAGGHTITWDGKDSSGKMADDGTYTYTVSANYGAGFTDLSSTVSGEVQGVSYSNGNAFLVVNGVLMDPASVDAVRDKAETSTEKPESLVGYLGKTVTSEQPIVQVEDGAVAGTDLSFNLDQKALAVLNILDAAGNLVKTVQISEDQTVEGANTYEWDGTDNSGDKVADGLYQYQVMSRGKLADTPVNEEVAGIKIVNGQQFLELKDSSRLLTLDSVTGIK; from the coding sequence ATGGCGGTTACATCAACTGGAAATGCCGGACTGGACAACATCGTATCATCATACACGCCGAGGGAAGACGAAACGGCCCAAAAGAATGATGCGCTGGGGCGGGACGCCTTTTTAACCATGCTGGTGGCCCAGCTTAAAAATCAGGACCCCCTGAATCCCATGGACGGTACTGATTTTTCAGCACAGCTGGCCCAGTTTTCACAATTGGAGCAGTTGATGAACCTGAATGAAACCATGGAAGGTGTGGCCGGCAATTCCGGAGGCGGTTCTTCCTCTGATATCATGGACTATATCGGTAAAGAGGTGGCGGGCAAGGTGGACACCATCGCCCTTCAGGACGGCACGGCTTCCAGCGGCTACTTCAGCATTGATACACCCGCAGAGGTGAAAGTCACCGTCACCGATGCCAAGGGAAATACCGTCAGGACATTCAACCTCGGCCAGCAGGAGGCCGGCGGCCACACCATTACCTGGGACGGCAAGGACAGCAGCGGGAAGATGGCCGACGACGGCACCTATACATATACGGTCAGCGCCAACTACGGGGCCGGGTTCACGGACCTTTCCTCAACCGTATCCGGGGAAGTACAGGGCGTTTCCTACAGTAACGGCAATGCCTTCCTGGTGGTCAATGGGGTGCTCATGGATCCGGCCTCTGTGGATGCGGTGCGGGACAAGGCCGAAACCTCCACTGAAAAACCCGAATCCCTGGTGGGCTACCTGGGCAAGACTGTTACCTCGGAGCAGCCCATTGTCCAGGTGGAAGACGGGGCCGTGGCGGGGACCGACCTGAGTTTCAATCTGGATCAGAAGGCCCTGGCCGTGCTCAATATCCTTGATGCCGCCGGCAACCTGGTCAAGACAGTGCAGATCAGCGAAGACCAGACCGTTGAAGGGGCCAATACCTATGAGTGGGACGGCACCGACAATTCCGGCGACAAAGTGGCCGACGGCCTTTACCAGTACCAGGTCATGTCCAGGGGGAAACTGGCCGACACCCCAGTCAATGAAGAGGTGGCCGGTATTAAGATTGTCAACGGCCAGCAGTTCCTGGAACTTAAGGACAGTTCACGGCTGCTGACACTGGACAGTGTGACGGGAATCAAATAG